One segment of Salvia splendens isolate huo1 chromosome 20, SspV2, whole genome shotgun sequence DNA contains the following:
- the LOC121782243 gene encoding piRNA biogenesis protein EXD1-like isoform X1: MASPPKTHIPLPPDPVTFLLVGDKSLNSETCGPSVPIHVVTHSTQLPEEFLHPSTEKQMVIGFDCEGADLCRQGTLCIMQLAFPNAIYLVDAIEGGEALVKACKPALESSYITKVIHDCKRDSEALYFQFGIKLHNVVDTQIAYSLIKEQEGQKKVPDDYISFVGLLADPQFGGISYDEKEEVRILLRQDPNFWTYRPLSELMVRAAADDVRFLLLIYHKMVERLNERSLWYLAVRGALYCRCFCINDNNFADWPALPPVPETLIADKQASEEEILSVLDVPPGKMGCIIGKRGANILEIKECCSAEIFFGGDKGPPDKAFIIGSVKQVKKAEAMLRGKMLHVYYH; this comes from the exons ATGGCGTCCCCTCCCAAGACCCACATTCCTCTGCCTCCGGATCCAG TGACTTTTCTACTTGTAGGTGACAAATCCTTAAACAGTGAAACATGTGGCCCTTCAGTTCCTATCCATGTTGTCACCCATTCAACTCAACTTCCGGAAGAATTCCTGCACCCTTCAACTGAGAAACAAATGGTCATAGGCTTCGACTGTGAGGGGGCTGATCTTTGCCGGCAGGGGACGCTTTGTATCATGCAG CTCGCTTTTCCAAATGCAATATACCTAGTTGATGCCATTGAGGGTGGAGAGGCACTTGTGAAAGCTTGTAAGCCTGCACTTGAGTCTAGCTACATCACTAAAGTAATCCACGACTGCAAACGGGATAGTGAG GCATTATACTTTCAGTTTGGCATTAAGTTGCATAATGTCGTGGACACCCAG ATTGCATATTCTTTGATCAAGGAGCAAGAAGGGCAGAAAAAAGTGCCAGATGACTACATATCATTTGTTGGCCTGCTTGCAGACCCACAGTTTGGGG GAATATCATATGATGAGAAGGAAGAAGTTCGCATTCTCTTGAGGCAG GATCCCAACTTCTGGACATATCGACCATTGTCTGAATTAATGGTCCGAGCAGCTGCAGATGATGTTCGCTTTCTTCTGTTAATCTACCATAAGATGGTGGAGAGGTTAAATGAGAGATCCTTGTGGTATCTTGCAGTTCGTGGTGCACTTTACTGCCGCTGTTTCTGCATTAATGATAATAATTTTGCAGATTGGCCAGCACTGCCTCCTGTTCCAG AAACTCTGATTGCTGATAAACAAGCTTCAGAAGAAGAAATCCTATCTGTTCTTGATGTTCCACCAGGAAAGATGGGATGCATAATAGGAAAACGAGGAGCTAACATACTGGAAATAAAGGAATGTTGCAG CGCTGAAATCTTCTTTGGAGGTGATAAAGGTCCTCCAGACAAG GCCTTCATAATTGGCTCGGTTAAGCAGGTGAAAAAGGCAGAAGCAATGCTAAGGGGTAAAATGCTACATGTCTACTATCACTAG
- the LOC121782243 gene encoding piRNA biogenesis protein EXD1-like isoform X2, with product MASPPKTHIPLPPDPGDKSLNSETCGPSVPIHVVTHSTQLPEEFLHPSTEKQMVIGFDCEGADLCRQGTLCIMQLAFPNAIYLVDAIEGGEALVKACKPALESSYITKVIHDCKRDSEALYFQFGIKLHNVVDTQIAYSLIKEQEGQKKVPDDYISFVGLLADPQFGGISYDEKEEVRILLRQDPNFWTYRPLSELMVRAAADDVRFLLLIYHKMVERLNERSLWYLAVRGALYCRCFCINDNNFADWPALPPVPETLIADKQASEEEILSVLDVPPGKMGCIIGKRGANILEIKECCSAEIFFGGDKGPPDKAFIIGSVKQVKKAEAMLRGKMLHVYYH from the exons ATGGCGTCCCCTCCCAAGACCCACATTCCTCTGCCTCCGGATCCAG GTGACAAATCCTTAAACAGTGAAACATGTGGCCCTTCAGTTCCTATCCATGTTGTCACCCATTCAACTCAACTTCCGGAAGAATTCCTGCACCCTTCAACTGAGAAACAAATGGTCATAGGCTTCGACTGTGAGGGGGCTGATCTTTGCCGGCAGGGGACGCTTTGTATCATGCAG CTCGCTTTTCCAAATGCAATATACCTAGTTGATGCCATTGAGGGTGGAGAGGCACTTGTGAAAGCTTGTAAGCCTGCACTTGAGTCTAGCTACATCACTAAAGTAATCCACGACTGCAAACGGGATAGTGAG GCATTATACTTTCAGTTTGGCATTAAGTTGCATAATGTCGTGGACACCCAG ATTGCATATTCTTTGATCAAGGAGCAAGAAGGGCAGAAAAAAGTGCCAGATGACTACATATCATTTGTTGGCCTGCTTGCAGACCCACAGTTTGGGG GAATATCATATGATGAGAAGGAAGAAGTTCGCATTCTCTTGAGGCAG GATCCCAACTTCTGGACATATCGACCATTGTCTGAATTAATGGTCCGAGCAGCTGCAGATGATGTTCGCTTTCTTCTGTTAATCTACCATAAGATGGTGGAGAGGTTAAATGAGAGATCCTTGTGGTATCTTGCAGTTCGTGGTGCACTTTACTGCCGCTGTTTCTGCATTAATGATAATAATTTTGCAGATTGGCCAGCACTGCCTCCTGTTCCAG AAACTCTGATTGCTGATAAACAAGCTTCAGAAGAAGAAATCCTATCTGTTCTTGATGTTCCACCAGGAAAGATGGGATGCATAATAGGAAAACGAGGAGCTAACATACTGGAAATAAAGGAATGTTGCAG CGCTGAAATCTTCTTTGGAGGTGATAAAGGTCCTCCAGACAAG GCCTTCATAATTGGCTCGGTTAAGCAGGTGAAAAAGGCAGAAGCAATGCTAAGGGGTAAAATGCTACATGTCTACTATCACTAG